One region of Populus trichocarpa isolate Nisqually-1 chromosome 4, P.trichocarpa_v4.1, whole genome shotgun sequence genomic DNA includes:
- the LOC7461210 gene encoding uncharacterized protein LOC7461210, protein MKSFLAVLVLVSFLSFVELRDARKEPREYYWKSMTKDQPMPEAIKDLFVQDPAGAGKLNHFVKDFDTRHSAIIYHSHDGKDELKETNPTNARDHEEDKAYAP, encoded by the exons ATGAAGTCTTTCTTGGCTGTTCTTGTTCTCGTCTCTTTTCTCTCG TTTGTTGAGCTCAGGGATGCAAGAAAGGAGCCGAGGGAATATTACTGGAAGAGCATGACGAAGGATCAGCCTATGCCGGAAGCAATCAAGGACCTTTTCGTTCAAGATCCTGCCGGTGCTGGCAAACTGAACCATTTTGTCAAGGATTTCGATACGAGGCACAGCGCCATCATATATCACAGTCATGACGGGAAGGACGAGCTGAAAGAAACGAATCCTACGAATGCTCGGGATCACGAGGAAGACAAGGCATATGCGCCATGA
- the LOC7469985 gene encoding SWI/SNF complex subunit SWI3D, with amino-acid sequence MEEKPAGSFADSPASFEPATSRRRAGGHKRKASLSNSLSSPLSSKRLTREKAGFSNLSIHNGPLTRARQIPYILASSAPSAGVKIEQKVVAAVPDAAAVVEEERRSRVEELQAEIEAEFEVIRSRDSNAHVVPSHCGWFSWTQIHSLEERLLPSFFNGKSQSRTPDTYLDIRNWIMKKFHANPNILIELKDLSELEVSDSEARQEVLEFLDYWGLINFHPLQLDSVTNADGDGAAKKDLSLEKLFRFEAIQTCPPVVTKPNFTAPTTPSRLFPESAIAEELAKLEGPSVEYHCNSCSADCSRKRYHCQKEADYDLCADCFNNRKFGSNMSSSDFILMEPAEAAGVSGGKWTDQETLLLLEALELYKENWNEIAEHVATKTKAQCILHFVQMPIEDAFFDCANDMDGTSKETADADATIEDTSAPKDVHDTSESKTGADEDQHLTVPMEASKPEDTSGVKVCQGGDVINGQETSKSEDVSGVKAGEEIGENVALRALTEAFEAVGYSPTPENRLSFSEVGNPVMAVASFLARLVGPDVATASACSALKSLSSNSPGMQLASRHCFLLEDPPDERKKPSCSDCVATEMADQDALKDKQEGKSQKGNSPTSGIDNKDLSDDYSDKKVEDSIPEEKKPLDSSKGEFPDKVDVVNGGEMVVTHEEVEPGRSKESSNSELPKDHTPSVVKESDEIPPKSGCPPSSGKEPLEVTSAEEHSQLTEVAKDVDMVSNLKPPEKNGHSQSFASMSVDEPSQAVDVSKDVDMVSDSLPADNNGSQQPVKSNATGEQSQTTEATADVDMSSSQPSEVNEPSDPKVESGATADEVPKDSKKEKPDSEVIKDDNNIDKLKRAAVSALSAAAVKAKLLANQEEDQIRELAASLIEKQLHKLETKLAFFNEMDSVIMRVREQLDRSRQRLYQERAQIIAARLGLPPSSRAMPQSLPSNRIAMNFANTFPRPPMNMATQRPPISTPMGTLANTPPGTFVSTTTAAGNSIRPSSQEKISSIGTK; translated from the exons ATGGAGGAGAAACCGGCGGGGAGCTTTGCCGACTCGCCGGCGTCATTTGAACCGGCAACTTCAAGGCGCCGGGCTGGAGGGCACAAAAGGAAAGCTTCACTTTCAAACTCGCTCTCCTCACCTCTATCATCGAAACGGCTCACTCGCGAGAAAGCTGGATTTTCTAATCTCTCGATCCATAACGGTCCGTTGACTAGAGCGAGACAAATCCCTTACATCTTGGCTTCTTCGGCGCCTTCAGCAGGCGTGAAGATCGAACAGAAGGTAGTTGCGGCGGTGCCGGATGCTGCTgcggtggtggaggaggagaggaGGAGTAGGGTGGAGGAATTGCAAGCAGAAATTGAAGCAGAGTTTGAGGTTATTAGATCTCGTGATTCTAATGCTCATGTTGTGCCTAGTCATTGTG GTTGGTTTTCATGGACACAAATTCACTCGCTTGAGGAGCGTTTACTGCCTTCATTCTTTAATGGGAAGTCCCAAAGCCGGACACCTGACACCTATTTAGATATACGTAATTGGATTATGAAGAAGTTTCATGCAAATCCAAACATTcttattgaattgaaagatttaTCAGAACTTGAAGTTTCAGACTCAGAAGCGAGGCAGGAGGTGTTAGAGTTCTTGGACTATTGGGGATTAATTAACTTCCATCCATTACAATTAGATTCTGTTACAAACGCTGATGGTGATGGAGCAGCAAAGAAAGATTTGTCACTTGAAAAGTTGTTTCGCTTTGAAGCCATTCAAACATGTCCACCTGTTGTTACTAAACCTAACTTCACAGCTCCAACTACACCATCTAGATTGTTTCCTGAGTCGGCAATTGCTGAAGAGTTGGCTAAGCTTGAGGGGCCATCTGTTGAGTACCACTGCAATTCTTGTTCAGCTGATTGCTCGCGCAAGCGCTATCATTGCCAGAAGGAG GCAGATTATGATTTATGTGCCGATTGCTTTAATAATAGAAAGTTTGGCTCAAACATGTCCTCATCAGATTTTATTCTCATGGAGCCTGCTGAGGCTGCTGGTGTAAGTGGTGGAAAGTGGACAGATCAAGAGACTCTACTTCTTCTTGAAGCATTGGAACTCTATAAAGAAAACTGGAATGAGATTGCAGAACATGTTGCCACAAAAACGAAGGCTCAGTGTATATTGCACTTTGTTCAAATGCCAATTGAGGATGCCTTTTTTGACTGCGCCAATGATATGGATGGTACTTCTAAAGAAACAGCAGATGCTGATGCAACCATTGAAGACACATCTGCCCCTAAAGATGTCCATGATACAAGTGAGAGTAAAACAGGTGCTGATGAGGATCAACACTTGACTGTGCCAATGGAAGCTTCAAAACCAGAAGATACGAGTGGAGTAAAAGTTTGTCAGGGAGGTGATGTGATTAATGGTCAGGAAACTTCAAAATCAGAAGATGTCAGTGGAGTGAAGGCTGGTGAGGAAATAGGTGAAAATGTTGCACTCAGGGCTCTTACAGAAGCATTTGAAGCTGTTGGCTATTCCCCAACTCCTGAAAACCGACTTTCATTTTCTGAAGTTGGAAATCCTGTCATGGCTGTG GCATCGTTTCTGGCAAGATTGGTGGGACCTGATGTCGCTACTGCTTCAGCCTGCAGTGCTTTGAAATCCTTGTCTAGCAATTCTCCTGGCATGCAGCTGGCATCAAGGCATTGCTTTCTCCTGGAAGATCCACCAGATGAGAGAAAGAAACCATCTTGCAGTGATTG TGTTGCTACTGAAATGGCTGATCAGGATGCTCTAAAGGACAAGCAGGAGGGAAAAAGCCAGAAAGGGAATAGCCCTACCTCAGGTATAGACAACAAAGATTTGTCAGATGATTACAGTGACAAGAAAGTTGAAGACTCCATTCCTGAAGAGAAGAAACCTCTGGATTCTTCAAAAGGTGAATTCCCAGATAAAGTAGATGTTGTAAATGGAGGAGAGATGGTGGTTACTCATGAGGAAGTTGAACCTGGTAGATCAAAGGAATCTAGCAATTCAGAGTTACCTAAGGACCACACACCAAGTGTTGTAAAGGAATCAGACGAGATACCGCCCAAGTCAGGGTGTCCACCAAGCTCAGGGAAGGAACCACTGGAAGTAACTTCAGCTGAAGAGCATTCTCAGCTTACAGAGGTGGCTAAGGATGTGGATATGGTGTCTAATTTGAAGCCTCCAGAAAAGAATGGGCATTCTCAATCATTTGCATCAATGTCAGTTGATGAACCCTCTCAAGCTGTTGATGTGTCAAAGGACGTGGACATGGTGTCTGATTCTCTGCCTGCAGACAACAATGGGTCACAGCAACCAGTGAAATCAAATGCAACAGGAGAGCAGTCTCAAACTACAGAGGCAACAGCTGATGTAGACATGTCATCTTCACAGCCTTCAGAAGTGAACGAGCCCTCAGATCCAAAGGTTGAAAGTGGAGCCACTGCAg ATGAGGTTCCAAAAGACAGCAAGAAAGAGAAGCCTGATAGTGAAGTGATTAAAGATGACAATAACATTGATAAACTGAAGCGTGCTGCAGTTTCAGCTCTCTCAGCAGCAGCAGTGAAGGCAAAACTTCTTGCAAACCAGGAAGAGGACCAAATTCGGGAACTTGCTGCCTCATTGATTGAGAAGCAG TTACATAAGTTGGAAACCAAGCTGGCTTTCTTTAATGAAATGGATAGTGTAATAATGAGGGTGAGGGAGCAACTGGACAGGTCAAGGCAGAGACTTTACCAAGAACGAGCTCAGATAATTGCAGCCCGACTTGGTTTACCACCTTCATCTAGAGCAATGCCACAATCATTACCTTCCAACAGAATTGCAATGAACTTTGCAAACACATTTCCGAGACCACCAATGAACATGGCTACCCAAAGGCCACCAATTTCAACACCGATGGGTACATTGGCTAATACCCCTCCTGGAACATTTGTGTCAACAACCACTGCAGCAGGAAATTCAATTCGGCCTTCTAGTCAGgaaaaaatttcttcaattggAACAAAGTAG
- the LOC7469986 gene encoding ras-related protein Rab7, with amino-acid sequence MPSRRRTLLKVIILGDSGVGKTSLMNQYVNKKFSNQYKATIGADFLTKEVQFEDRLFTLQIWDTAGQERFQSLGVAFYRGADCCVLVYDVNSMKSFDHLNNWREEFLIQASPSDPENFPFVVLGNKVDVDGGNSRVVSEKKARAWCASKGNIPYFETSAKEGVNVEEAFQCIAKNALKSGEEEEIYLPDTIDVGSSSQPRSTGCEC; translated from the exons ATGCCTTCCCGTAGAAGAACTCTCTTGAAGGTTATCATCCTCGGCGACAGCGG GGTAGGAAAGACCTCTTTGATGAATCA ATATGTAAATAAGAAGTTTAGCAATCAATACAAGGCGACAATTGGAGCAGATTTTTTGACTAAGGAAGTTCAGTTTGAAGATAGGCTCTTCACTTTACAG ATTTGGGATACTGCTGGGCAGGAAAGATTCCAAAGCCTTGGTGTTGCTTTCTATCGTGGTGCTGATTGTTGTGTCCTTGTATATGATGTCAACTCGATGAAATCTTTCGACCATCTTAATAATTGGAGGGAAGAATTCCTCATTCAG GCAAGTCCTTCAGACCCAGAGAATTTCCCATTTGTTGTTCTTGGAAACAAGGTCGATGTGGATGGTGGAAATAGCAGAGTG GTTTCAGAGAAAAAGGCACGGGCATGGTGTGCTTCGAAAGGGAATATCCCTTACTTTGAGACCTCTGCCAAGGAAGGTGTTAATGTTGAGGAAGCTTTCCAATGCATAGCAAAGAATGCCCTGAAGAGtggagaagaggaagaaat ATACTTGCCAGACACCATTGATGTTGGAAGCAGCAGTCAGCCTAGGTCAACGGGATGCGAGTGCTAA
- the LOC7469984 gene encoding ATP-dependent Clp protease proteolytic subunit 6, chloroplastic: MVGASAISAPATSFSIFPRAKSPSLSLFSHRRNSVVSALPRPYSDSSTRLSLRIDEKGFRDAKQSYVTVEAKGGNPPIMPAVMTPGGPMDLSSVLFRNRIIFIGQPINSQVAQRVISQLVTLATIDEKTDILLYLNCPGGSTYSVLAIYDCMSWIKPKVGTVCFGVAASQGALLLSGGEKGMRYAMPNARIMIHQPQGGCGGHVEDVRRQVNEAVQARHKIDQMYATFTGQPLEKVQQYTERDRFLSTSEAMEFGLIDGILETEY; the protein is encoded by the exons ATGGTAGGAGCATCAGCTATTTCTGCCCCTGCTACCAGCTTCTCTATCTTTCCTCGCGCCAAAtccccttctctttctttattctCTCACAG AAGAAACTCGGTGGTTTCTGCCTTGCCTAGACCCTATAGTGattcttcaacta GATTATCCCTAAGGATCGACGAGAAGGGTTTTCGTGATGCTAAACAAAG TTATGTCACAGTTGAAGCAAAGGGGGGAAATCCGCCCATTATGCCAGCAGTGATGACTCCAGGAGGACCTATGGATTTGTCATCTGTGTTATTTAGGAATCGCATAATTTTCATTGGGCAGCCAATAAATTCACAGGTGGCTCAACGAGTTATATCACAGCTCGTGACTCTAGCAACTATTGATGAGAAAACAGATATTCTG TTGTATCTGAATTGTCCTGGTGGAAGCACTTACTCTGTTCTGGCAATTTATGATTGCATGTCTtgg ATAAAGCCTAAAGTTGGCACTGTATGTTTTGGAGTGGCTGCAAGCCAAGGAGCGCTTCTTCTTTCTGGAGGAGAGAAGGGAATGCGGTATGCAATGCCTAATGCACGTATTATGATTCATCAACCGCAGGGTGGCTGTGGG GGTCATGTGGAGGATGTGAGACGCCAAGTAAATGAAGCAGTTCAAGCTCGTCAT AAAATTGACCAAATGTATGCTACATTCACTGGTCAACCCCTTGAGAAAGTACAGCAATACACTGAGAGAGATCGTTTCTTATCCACTTCAGAG GCTATGGAGTTTGGGCTCATCGATGGCATCCTGGAAACAGAATATTAA
- the LOC7461209 gene encoding BURP domain protein USPL1: protein MGVDVLSWRLILCSLLVLLFAKDCSARKMTHTRWREVPDDDTNGLQHNREPDLQQLSKDDHLLTRHSRDGDHRNHEHAHLSSHMNHMDPSDKIFFTIEDLQVGKTLPLYFYYRDPSTSPHLISREEANSIPFSLAKLPYLLEFFSLSKESPQAKAMEYTLTQCELELMEGETKFCATSLESMLDFAQATFGSETQVKALTTNHLRKPVAPIQNYTIVEEPREILVPKVIGCHTMPYPYVVYYCHSQEGGNRLFEISLGGENGDRVQAIGVCHMDTSRWDPDNPSFRVLKIKPGTAPVCHIFPADNIVWVPLLS from the exons ATGGGTGTTGATGTTTTGTCTTGGAGACTTATCCTCTGTTCTCTACTTGTTTTACTG TTTGCTAAAGACTGTAGTGCAAGAAAGATGACTCACACAAGATGGAGAGAAGTGCCGGATGATGATACAAACGGTCTGCAACACAATCGAGAACCTGATTTGCAACAGCTTTCAAAGGATGATCATCTTCTAACCAGGCACAGTAGGGATGGTGATCATCGAAACCATGAACATGCTCATCTATCATCACATATGAATCATATGGACCCTTCAGACAAGATTTTCTTCACCATAGAAGATCTGCAAGTTGGAAAAACACTTCCACTTTACTTCTACTATAGAGACCCTTCAACTTCTCCTCATCTGATATCTAGAGAAGAAGCCAATTCAATTCCTTTCTCTTTAGCAAAATTACCTTatcttcttgaatttttctCTTTGTCCAAAGAATCTCCTCAAGCCAAAGCCATGGAATATACACTAACACAATGTGAACTTGAACTCATGGAAGGTGAGACCAAGTTCTGTGCTACTTCCTTGGAATCCATGCTTGATTTTGCACAGGCCACTTTTGGATCGGAAACCCAAGTAAAAGCCTTAACTACCAATCATCTTAGAAAGCCAGTTGCACCTATACAAAACTACACCATTGTGGAGGAGCCTAGAGAGATCTTGGTACCAAAAGTGATAGGATGTCATACCATGCCTTACCCTTACGTAGTTTATTATTGCCATAGCCAAGAAGGTGGGAACAGGTTATTTGAGATTTCACTTGGTGGTGAGAATGGAGATAGAGTCCAAGCTATTGGTGTTTGCCACATGGACACCTCTCGATGGGATCCTGACAACCCATCATTTCGTGTGCTGAAAATAAAGCCTGGAACTGCCCCTGTATGCCATATTTTCCCAGCAGATAACATAGTATGGGTGCCTTTGCTTTCATAA